The Bacteroidales bacterium DNA segment GCCGAGCATGTTGACCCCAATGGTATGATCGGAACTGAATGACCAGATATGGTGGTTTTCAAAAATGATGTCCCATATTAGAAAAGGAATCGCGGTGATGATGATAGCCGGTATGATGTATTTCAGTTTTGTATAGAACCGAATTCTGCTTTCAAAGCTTTTTGCCAGTGGGTATGCTATTGCAATCAGCAATAAGAACAGGTATGTGAAATTACTGTATTCCATTGTATTTAAAACAGGTTCATTGAATTGCGTAAATAAGCCTGTAAAAGCAAGGAGATTTTCCGGCTGTTGGGAATTCTGATCCTACCACTCATGAGTACATTGGGTTCTGATTTTCGGATTTTACGGAACAGTCTTTGATAATATATATAAGCCAGATAAACTCCAAAGCGCGCTCTTTTATTGAGTATTTTGATTCCCTGGTAAGCTTCATCAAAATCATGCTGGATCTCCTGTTCAATCCTTCTTTTTACTTCAGCGGAGAATCCGTTGTTACTGATGTCGGCAAAGTAAATCCTTTCCCTGTCGGAATAGTCGCTTTGAATATCCCGAAGAAAGTTTACCTTCTGAAAGGCTTCTCCCAGTTTACGGGCGTGGTATTTCAAAAACTCATATTGCTCATCGTCATCATAATAAAAGACCCTTAGACACATAAGTCCTACTACTTCAGCAGATCCGTATATATAATCTGTTACTTCGGATTTTTCGTAATTGTGGTTATAAAGATCCATCCGCATGCTTTCCAGAAAAGCGTCGATATGCTCCCGTTCTATACCATATTTGTTGACAGTCATCTGAAAACTGTCCAGTATCGGATTGGTGCTGATTCCCCTTTCTATGGCCCTGTAAGTTTCATGGATGAATTCTTCTAGCATTTCCTCCTGGGGATAGCCGAAAAAGGTATCTACAATCTCATCGGCATAACGTACATAACCATAGATAGCGAAAATCGGGTCGCGTATTTTCCTGCTTAGCATCCTTACACCAAGGGAGAAGGATGTGCTGTAATTCATGGTGGTCAATCTACTTAACTGCAGGTTGTTTTTTGTGTACAGATCTCTGCTCATGATTTATTCTTTTGGTTACAAGTTGTGAACTGATAACAGCCATTGGCAATCCCGTACCGGGAACCGTGGATGATCCCACGTAGTATACATTCTTAAATTTTTCATCCCTGTTGTTGGGCCGTAAGCCACCTACCTGGGTGAGGTCGTGGGCCAGGCCGAGTCCGCTTCCCTTATATAGATTGAACATGTTTTTCCAGCTCACCGGATCAAGGATGGTTTTTGACACCAGGTTGGCACTGATGTCATAACCGATCCTTTCCGAAAGGTCGTTGATGATGTTGCCGGCTAGCTCTTCCCGGTCGCTCCAGTCGGGTTTATACCTCAGGTCAGGTACCGGACAGAGGACAAACAGTGCTTCATGTCCGGGTGGCGCGGTGTTTTCATTATGTCTGGAAGGTACGTTCAGGTAATAATAAGGCTTCTCCAGACTGATGCTGTTTTTAAATATTTTTCCGGCATATTCCTCAAAATTGTTCCCCAGAAAATAGTTATGGTGATGTATATTATCCAGCTTTCCTTTAACGCCGAGGTACATAGTAAAAGGAGCAAGGGTCCATTTCTTTCGGTACAGCTTCTCTTCACGGTATTGTTTGCGGTTGAATATCTTTCCCCGGAACCAGGCAGCATCTGAGTTCACTACGAAAAGATCGGCGTCCAGACGGTTACCACGGTGATCAATGAATCCCTTCACTTTTCCGTTTTCTTCATAATAATCTACAATTTCTGTATTGTAACGGATGGCAATATCCTGTTTTTGCATTTCTTCAAGCAGGCCTTCCACAATTTTGTACATGCCACCCTTTACATTATAATAACCGTCGTGTTCCAGCTCGGTATAGGTAAGCATGCTGAAAACCGCCGGCGTATCAAAAGGAGTGGCGCCAAGGAAAAATGCCACCAGAGAAAAGATGACTTTCACTTCGTAAGAGGTAAAATATTTTTCCATTTCTTTCCACATGCTGTGGAACATCTTCGGTGCATTCCTTATGGGAACTTTGGTGAGCTGAAAAAGATATTCCGGCAGACTTCTGAAATTTTTCTTTATGACGCGGTATTCGGTGTCATGGTAGATTGCACCTGCACTTTTAAGAAATTTCCTCATTTTATCGGCGAAGCCGGGTTCGATGTCTCTGAACTCCCGGGCCAGTTTGTCGATGTCTTTATATATGGTGAAAAATCTTTCGGAACCGGTAAAATTGACCTGGTATAAAGGATCGAGCTCCACAAATTCGAAGGGCATATCCATGTTCATATAATCTATAAATTCCCTGAATTCATAGCTCATGCTGAAAAAAGTAGGGGCCAGGTCAAAGGTGAATCCATCTTTTTTCAGTTGATTTAACCTTCCCCCTGCCTGGTGATATTTTTCTACCATTTCAACCTCATAGCCGTCTTTTGCCAGTCTTAAGGCTGTAGTTAAACCTCCCAGACCCGAACCGATAATAAGCACTTTCTTTTTCATTTAATATAAATTACGTATTTTCGTAAGTAACAAAATTCGGTGTTTCCTTGTTTAAAAAATAATATTTAATTTTAAACAATTTTTTTTAAATCATTTGATTGTAAGGTAAAAAAATTTTTATAAATGAAAAAGCATGTCGGGATCATTGGAGCGGGGATTGGTGGATTGGCTTCAGCAATACGTCTTGCCTCGGATGGATTTCGGGTTACTGTGCTGGAAAAAAATGAAAAAGCCGGAGGTAAGCTGGGTGAACTGAGAGAAGATGGCTATCGTTTTGATACAGGCCCTACTGTTTTTACCATGCCTGAATTGGTTAATGAGTTGTTTCTGAAAGCAGGCAAAGATCCTTCCGAATATTTTACCTTTCAATCGCTGGACCAAAGCTGCCGGTACTTTTATGAAGACGCTACCACGATTGACGCATATTCTGATCAAAAGCTATTTGCAGAAGAACTGGCTGCGAAAACCGGCGAATCTGAACAGAAAATTCTCCGGTTCCTGAAAAAAAGCAATAATTTATACGATCTCACAGCCAATGTTTTTTTGTTTAATTCCATTCATGATCCCCGGAATTTGTTGAATAAAGACAGCCTGAAGGCCCTGATGAATTTTCACAAGCTTGATGCATTTAAAACCATGCATGAAG contains these protein-coding regions:
- a CDS encoding phytoene/squalene synthase family protein, yielding MSRDLYTKNNLQLSRLTTMNYSTSFSLGVRMLSRKIRDPIFAIYGYVRYADEIVDTFFGYPQEEMLEEFIHETYRAIERGISTNPILDSFQMTVNKYGIEREHIDAFLESMRMDLYNHNYEKSEVTDYIYGSAEVVGLMCLRVFYYDDDEQYEFLKYHARKLGEAFQKVNFLRDIQSDYSDRERIYFADISNNGFSAEVKRRIEQEIQHDFDEAYQGIKILNKRARFGVYLAYIYYQRLFRKIRKSEPNVLMSGRIRIPNSRKISLLLQAYLRNSMNLF
- the crtI gene encoding phytoene desaturase → MKKKVLIIGSGLGGLTTALRLAKDGYEVEMVEKYHQAGGRLNQLKKDGFTFDLAPTFFSMSYEFREFIDYMNMDMPFEFVELDPLYQVNFTGSERFFTIYKDIDKLAREFRDIEPGFADKMRKFLKSAGAIYHDTEYRVIKKNFRSLPEYLFQLTKVPIRNAPKMFHSMWKEMEKYFTSYEVKVIFSLVAFFLGATPFDTPAVFSMLTYTELEHDGYYNVKGGMYKIVEGLLEEMQKQDIAIRYNTEIVDYYEENGKVKGFIDHRGNRLDADLFVVNSDAAWFRGKIFNRKQYREEKLYRKKWTLAPFTMYLGVKGKLDNIHHHNYFLGNNFEEYAGKIFKNSISLEKPYYYLNVPSRHNENTAPPGHEALFVLCPVPDLRYKPDWSDREELAGNIINDLSERIGYDISANLVSKTILDPVSWKNMFNLYKGSGLGLAHDLTQVGGLRPNNRDEKFKNVYYVGSSTVPGTGLPMAVISSQLVTKRINHEQRSVHKKQPAVK